In Calypte anna isolate BGI_N300 chromosome 28, bCalAnn1_v1.p, whole genome shotgun sequence, a single window of DNA contains:
- the HOMER3 gene encoding homer protein homolog 3 isoform X2, which translates to MSTTREQPIFSTRAHVFQIDPATKRNWIPASKHALTVSYFYDATRNVYRIISVGGTKAIINSTITPNMTFTKTSQKFGQWADSRANTVYGLGFASEQHLSQFAEKFQEVKEAARLAREKSQDKTELTNPALNITSHQVLPSPIISSNGPGEDKLFRSQSADVEITTEKERLKKMLSEGSVSEVQWEAEFFSLQDNNNKLVAALHEANANVDQWKKQLAAYQEETESLRQRVAELESQGAQDSSSENNKEELSQSLEELELLLKAKDEEIQMLKSQKCGRWEAEGEREETLQKLQELEARNSELEQRLQLAEQSLAESLAEREKVQNEVTKVTEILDVKLFELSELRQGLAKLLESN; encoded by the exons ATGTCAACAACTAG GGAGCAGCCAATCTTCAGCACCAGGGCCCATGTTTTCCAGATTGACCCTGCCACCAAGAGGAACTGGATCCCTGCCAGCAAGCACGCCCTGACTGTCTCCTACTTCTACGATGCCACCCGCAACGTGTACAGGATCATCAGTGTGGGGGGCACCAAG GCAATCATCAACAGCACAATTACCCCCAACATGACCTTCACAAAGACCTCCCAGAAGTTTGGGCAGTGGGCAGACAGCAGAGCTAACACTGTCTATGGCTTGGGCTTTGCCTCGGAGCAGCATCTTTCCCAG TTTGCAGAGAAGTTCCAGGAAGTGAAAGAAGCAGCCAGGTTGGCAAGGGAGAAGTCTCAGGATAAAACAGAACTGACCAACCCTGCCCTGAACATCACCTCTCACCAG GTACTTCCCAGCCCCATCATCAGCTCCAATGGGCCAGGAGAAGATAAGCTCTTCAGGAGCCAAAGTGCTGATGTGGAGATAACCACAGAGAAGGAGAGGTTGAAGAAGATGCTGTCAGAAGG CTCAGTGAGTGAGGTCCAGTGGGAAGCTGAATTTTTCAGCCTCCAGGACAACAACAACAAGCTGGTGGCTGCTCTCCATGAGGCCAATGCCAACGTGGACCAGTGGAAGAAGCAGTTGGCTGCTTACCAGGAGGAGACAGAATCCCTGAGGCAGAGG GTCGCAGAGCTGGAGTCCCAGGGGGCTCAGGATTCCTCCAGTGAGAACAACAAAGAAGAACTGAGCCAAagcctggaggagctggagctgctgctcaagGCTAAAGATGAG GAGATTCAGATGCtgaagagccagaagtgtgGTCggtgggaggcagagggggagcGGGAGGAGAcactgcagaagctgcag gagctggaggcaagGAACTCAGAGCTGGAACAACGCCTTCAGctggctgagcagagcctggcagagaGCTTGgctgagagggagaaggtgcaGAACGAGGTCACCAAGGTGACAGAAATCCTGGATGTGAAGCTCTTTGAGCTCAGCGAGCTCCGGCAGGGATTGGccaagctgctggagagcaactga
- the HOMER3 gene encoding homer protein homolog 3 isoform X1: protein MSLTKPYLAEGLREQPIFSTRAHVFQIDPATKRNWIPASKHALTVSYFYDATRNVYRIISVGGTKAIINSTITPNMTFTKTSQKFGQWADSRANTVYGLGFASEQHLSQFAEKFQEVKEAARLAREKSQDKTELTNPALNITSHQVLPSPIISSNGPGEDKLFRSQSADVEITTEKERLKKMLSEGSVSEVQWEAEFFSLQDNNNKLVAALHEANANVDQWKKQLAAYQEETESLRQRVAELESQGAQDSSSENNKEELSQSLEELELLLKAKDEEIQMLKSQKCGRWEAEGEREETLQKLQELEARNSELEQRLQLAEQSLAESLAEREKVQNEVTKVTEILDVKLFELSELRQGLAKLLESN, encoded by the exons ATGTCCCTGACAAAGCCCTACCTAGCTGAGGGATTAAG GGAGCAGCCAATCTTCAGCACCAGGGCCCATGTTTTCCAGATTGACCCTGCCACCAAGAGGAACTGGATCCCTGCCAGCAAGCACGCCCTGACTGTCTCCTACTTCTACGATGCCACCCGCAACGTGTACAGGATCATCAGTGTGGGGGGCACCAAG GCAATCATCAACAGCACAATTACCCCCAACATGACCTTCACAAAGACCTCCCAGAAGTTTGGGCAGTGGGCAGACAGCAGAGCTAACACTGTCTATGGCTTGGGCTTTGCCTCGGAGCAGCATCTTTCCCAG TTTGCAGAGAAGTTCCAGGAAGTGAAAGAAGCAGCCAGGTTGGCAAGGGAGAAGTCTCAGGATAAAACAGAACTGACCAACCCTGCCCTGAACATCACCTCTCACCAG GTACTTCCCAGCCCCATCATCAGCTCCAATGGGCCAGGAGAAGATAAGCTCTTCAGGAGCCAAAGTGCTGATGTGGAGATAACCACAGAGAAGGAGAGGTTGAAGAAGATGCTGTCAGAAGG CTCAGTGAGTGAGGTCCAGTGGGAAGCTGAATTTTTCAGCCTCCAGGACAACAACAACAAGCTGGTGGCTGCTCTCCATGAGGCCAATGCCAACGTGGACCAGTGGAAGAAGCAGTTGGCTGCTTACCAGGAGGAGACAGAATCCCTGAGGCAGAGG GTCGCAGAGCTGGAGTCCCAGGGGGCTCAGGATTCCTCCAGTGAGAACAACAAAGAAGAACTGAGCCAAagcctggaggagctggagctgctgctcaagGCTAAAGATGAG GAGATTCAGATGCtgaagagccagaagtgtgGTCggtgggaggcagagggggagcGGGAGGAGAcactgcagaagctgcag gagctggaggcaagGAACTCAGAGCTGGAACAACGCCTTCAGctggctgagcagagcctggcagagaGCTTGgctgagagggagaaggtgcaGAACGAGGTCACCAAGGTGACAGAAATCCTGGATGTGAAGCTCTTTGAGCTCAGCGAGCTCCGGCAGGGATTGGccaagctgctggagagcaactga
- the HOMER3 gene encoding homer protein homolog 3 isoform X3, producing the protein MGEQPIFSTRAHVFQIDPATKRNWIPASKHALTVSYFYDATRNVYRIISVGGTKAIINSTITPNMTFTKTSQKFGQWADSRANTVYGLGFASEQHLSQFAEKFQEVKEAARLAREKSQDKTELTNPALNITSHQVLPSPIISSNGPGEDKLFRSQSADVEITTEKERLKKMLSEGSVSEVQWEAEFFSLQDNNNKLVAALHEANANVDQWKKQLAAYQEETESLRQRVAELESQGAQDSSSENNKEELSQSLEELELLLKAKDEEIQMLKSQKCGRWEAEGEREETLQKLQELEARNSELEQRLQLAEQSLAESLAEREKVQNEVTKVTEILDVKLFELSELRQGLAKLLESN; encoded by the exons ATGGG GGAGCAGCCAATCTTCAGCACCAGGGCCCATGTTTTCCAGATTGACCCTGCCACCAAGAGGAACTGGATCCCTGCCAGCAAGCACGCCCTGACTGTCTCCTACTTCTACGATGCCACCCGCAACGTGTACAGGATCATCAGTGTGGGGGGCACCAAG GCAATCATCAACAGCACAATTACCCCCAACATGACCTTCACAAAGACCTCCCAGAAGTTTGGGCAGTGGGCAGACAGCAGAGCTAACACTGTCTATGGCTTGGGCTTTGCCTCGGAGCAGCATCTTTCCCAG TTTGCAGAGAAGTTCCAGGAAGTGAAAGAAGCAGCCAGGTTGGCAAGGGAGAAGTCTCAGGATAAAACAGAACTGACCAACCCTGCCCTGAACATCACCTCTCACCAG GTACTTCCCAGCCCCATCATCAGCTCCAATGGGCCAGGAGAAGATAAGCTCTTCAGGAGCCAAAGTGCTGATGTGGAGATAACCACAGAGAAGGAGAGGTTGAAGAAGATGCTGTCAGAAGG CTCAGTGAGTGAGGTCCAGTGGGAAGCTGAATTTTTCAGCCTCCAGGACAACAACAACAAGCTGGTGGCTGCTCTCCATGAGGCCAATGCCAACGTGGACCAGTGGAAGAAGCAGTTGGCTGCTTACCAGGAGGAGACAGAATCCCTGAGGCAGAGG GTCGCAGAGCTGGAGTCCCAGGGGGCTCAGGATTCCTCCAGTGAGAACAACAAAGAAGAACTGAGCCAAagcctggaggagctggagctgctgctcaagGCTAAAGATGAG GAGATTCAGATGCtgaagagccagaagtgtgGTCggtgggaggcagagggggagcGGGAGGAGAcactgcagaagctgcag gagctggaggcaagGAACTCAGAGCTGGAACAACGCCTTCAGctggctgagcagagcctggcagagaGCTTGgctgagagggagaaggtgcaGAACGAGGTCACCAAGGTGACAGAAATCCTGGATGTGAAGCTCTTTGAGCTCAGCGAGCTCCGGCAGGGATTGGccaagctgctggagagcaactga